From Cellulomonas chengniuliangii, the proteins below share one genomic window:
- the rpsO gene encoding 30S ribosomal protein S15, translating into MPLDSATKQSIMTEYATHEGDTGSPEVQIAMLTQRIKDLTEHLKEHKHDHHSRRGLLLLVGQRRRLLGYLQKVDINRYRSLIERLGLRR; encoded by the coding sequence GTGCCCCTCGACAGTGCCACCAAGCAGTCCATCATGACCGAGTACGCCACCCACGAGGGTGACACAGGCTCCCCCGAGGTCCAGATCGCGATGCTGACGCAGCGCATCAAGGACCTCACCGAGCACCTCAAGGAGCACAAGCACGACCACCACAGCCGGCGTGGCCTGCTGCTGCTGGTCGGCCAGCGTCGTCGCCTCCTGGGCTACCTGCAGAAGGTTGACATCAACCGCTACCGCAGCCTGATCGAGCGGCTCGGCCTGCGCCGCTGA
- a CDS encoding NAD-dependent succinate-semialdehyde dehydrogenase: MSSPHLPPTVAAHVPTGLLIGGAWRRSSSTGRTFSVEDPATGEVLFDVADGSAEDGLDALAAAADVASEWADTAPRVRAELLRAVFETLMARAEDVAALITAEGGKPLAESRAEVAYAAEYVRWYSEQAVRLDGLARRAPAGTHHQLVLSRPVGPALLITPWNFPIAMITRKIAPALAAGCPVVVKPAQLTPLTTSYFAEIVRAELEARDLPTSVINVVPTSSSSELTAPLIADPRLRKLSFTGSTEVGRVLLRAAAENVLRTSMELGGNAPFLVFEDADIPAAVEGAVAAKMRNSGQTCVAANRFLVHESVADEFSEGLTAAFKRLVIGHGSDAATTVGPLIEAAAVDRVADIVAEAVDGGAKVHVGGDRAQRAGHFFHPTVLTEVAHDARAVREEVFGPVAPIVTFGDEREALDLANGTEFGLVAYAYTRDVGRVMRLAEQVETGMLGVNRGMVSDASAPFGGVKMSGLGREGGEAGIEEYLERRYVAL; encoded by the coding sequence ATGTCCTCGCCTCATCTGCCGCCCACGGTCGCCGCCCACGTGCCCACCGGACTGCTGATCGGCGGCGCGTGGCGCCGGTCCTCCTCGACCGGCCGCACGTTCTCCGTCGAGGACCCCGCCACCGGCGAGGTGCTCTTCGACGTCGCGGACGGCAGCGCGGAGGACGGCCTCGACGCGCTGGCTGCGGCCGCGGACGTGGCCTCGGAATGGGCCGACACGGCGCCCCGGGTCCGCGCCGAGCTGCTGCGGGCGGTCTTCGAGACGCTCATGGCACGCGCGGAGGACGTGGCCGCGCTGATCACGGCGGAGGGCGGCAAGCCGCTCGCGGAGTCCCGTGCCGAGGTCGCCTACGCGGCCGAGTACGTCCGCTGGTACTCCGAGCAGGCGGTGCGGCTCGACGGGCTGGCCCGCCGCGCGCCGGCGGGCACCCACCACCAGCTCGTCCTCAGCCGACCGGTGGGGCCCGCCCTGCTGATCACGCCGTGGAACTTCCCCATCGCGATGATCACCCGCAAGATCGCCCCCGCGCTGGCGGCCGGGTGCCCCGTCGTGGTGAAGCCCGCGCAGCTCACCCCGTTGACCACGTCGTACTTCGCGGAGATCGTGCGCGCGGAGCTCGAGGCCCGCGACCTGCCCACCAGTGTGATCAACGTGGTGCCCACGTCGTCCTCGAGCGAGCTCACGGCGCCGCTCATCGCCGACCCACGGCTGCGTAAGCTCTCGTTCACCGGGTCCACCGAGGTGGGCCGGGTCCTGCTCCGCGCCGCCGCGGAGAACGTGCTGCGGACGTCGATGGAGCTCGGTGGCAACGCCCCGTTCCTGGTGTTCGAGGACGCGGACATCCCCGCGGCCGTCGAGGGCGCGGTCGCGGCGAAGATGCGCAACTCCGGCCAGACCTGCGTCGCGGCCAACCGGTTCCTGGTCCACGAGTCCGTGGCCGACGAGTTCTCCGAAGGGCTGACCGCCGCGTTCAAGCGGCTGGTCATCGGGCACGGCTCCGACGCCGCCACCACCGTGGGCCCGCTGATCGAGGCCGCGGCGGTCGACCGCGTCGCCGACATCGTCGCCGAGGCCGTCGACGGCGGCGCGAAGGTGCACGTCGGCGGCGACCGGGCGCAGCGCGCCGGCCACTTCTTCCACCCGACCGTCCTCACGGAGGTGGCGCACGACGCTCGCGCCGTCCGCGAGGAGGTCTTCGGCCCGGTCGCGCCCATCGTCACGTTCGGCGACGAGCGGGAGGCGCTCGACCTCGCGAACGGCACCGAGTTCGGGCTCGTCGCGTACGCGTACACCCGTGACGTGGGCCGGGTCATGCGCCTCGCGGAGCAGGTCGAGACGGGGATGCTCGGCGTGAACCGCGGAATGGTCTCGGACGCCAGCGCCCCGTTCGGCGGCGTGAAGATGTCGGGGCTGGGGCGCGAGGGCGGCGAGGCCGGCATCGAGGAGTACCTCGAGCGCCGGTACGTCGCGCTCTGA
- a CDS encoding M16 family metallopeptidase: MPLDLPLVGPGDPGSELTAGQDGGAHVRRSVLPGGVRVLTEHMPGLRSATVGAWVGVGSRDERDGHHGSTHFLEHLLFKGTARRSAMDIAEAFDEVGGEANAATGKEHTCYYARVLDSDLPMAVDVIADMVTSARLDTGELETERGVILEELAMNDDDPSDVVHELFATAVLGSHPLGRPIGGTPETIRAVPRSAVWEHYQEHYRSSTLVVTAAGGVDHDALCAQVAKALADGGWDLTDPRPVGRRDVDAPPTGVPAVGGETTVHRTTEQANVIIGGTGLTATDPRRFTLSVLNAVLGGGMSSRLFQEIREKRGLAYSTYSFASGHADTGIFGLYAGCAPAKVDQVVELLASEWEQLADGGISKAELARSVGQLSGSLVLGMEDTGSRMSRLGKSELVHGELLSLDETLQRIRAVTATDVQELAAELAGRPRSMVRIGPFRS; encoded by the coding sequence GTGCCGCTGGACCTTCCGCTCGTCGGCCCGGGTGACCCGGGCAGCGAGCTGACCGCCGGGCAGGACGGCGGCGCACACGTGCGCCGGTCCGTCCTGCCCGGCGGGGTCCGCGTGCTCACCGAGCACATGCCGGGCCTGCGCTCGGCGACGGTGGGCGCCTGGGTCGGGGTGGGATCGCGCGACGAGCGCGACGGCCACCACGGCTCCACGCACTTCCTCGAGCACCTGCTCTTCAAGGGCACGGCGCGACGCAGCGCGATGGACATCGCCGAGGCGTTCGACGAGGTCGGCGGCGAGGCCAACGCCGCGACGGGCAAGGAGCACACCTGCTACTACGCGCGGGTGCTCGACTCCGACCTGCCCATGGCGGTCGACGTCATCGCCGACATGGTCACCTCGGCGCGCCTGGACACGGGCGAGCTCGAGACCGAGCGCGGGGTCATCCTCGAAGAGCTCGCGATGAACGACGACGACCCGAGTGACGTGGTGCACGAGCTGTTCGCCACCGCGGTGCTCGGCTCGCATCCCCTGGGACGCCCCATCGGCGGCACCCCCGAGACCATCCGCGCGGTGCCGCGCTCCGCGGTCTGGGAGCACTACCAGGAGCACTACCGCTCCTCGACCCTCGTGGTCACCGCCGCCGGCGGCGTCGACCACGACGCGCTGTGCGCCCAGGTCGCCAAGGCGCTGGCCGACGGTGGCTGGGACCTCACGGACCCCCGCCCGGTGGGCCGGCGCGACGTCGACGCCCCGCCAACGGGCGTTCCCGCCGTGGGCGGCGAGACGACCGTGCACCGGACCACCGAGCAGGCGAACGTCATCATCGGCGGCACCGGGCTCACTGCCACGGACCCTCGGCGGTTCACGCTGTCCGTCTTGAACGCGGTGCTCGGCGGCGGCATGTCGTCGCGGCTCTTCCAGGAGATCCGGGAGAAGCGCGGCCTGGCGTACTCCACGTACTCGTTCGCCTCGGGCCACGCGGACACCGGGATCTTCGGGCTGTACGCCGGCTGTGCGCCGGCCAAGGTCGACCAGGTCGTGGAGCTGCTGGCCTCCGAGTGGGAGCAGCTCGCGGACGGCGGGATCAGCAAGGCTGAGCTCGCACGCTCGGTGGGGCAGTTGTCCGGCAGCCTCGTGCTCGGCATGGAGGACACCGGCTCGCGCATGAGCAGGCTCGGCAAGTCCGAACTGGTGCACGGCGAGCTGCTGTCGCTCGACGAGACGCTCCAGCGGATCCGTGCGGTGACCGCCACCGACGTCCAGGAGCTGGCCGCCGAGTTGGCCGGGCGTCCGCGGTCGATGGTGCGCATCGGCCCGTTCCGCTCCTGA
- a CDS encoding AzlC family ABC transporter permease translates to MVTGVAASDRRAAVQQSLSVAAATGLYAVSFGALAVSAGLDLPQTAALSLLMFSGGSQFAFIGVLGAGGAAASAVATAGLLGARNGLYGPLVSPFLRVRGWRRAAAAQVTIDESTAVSTAQPTPEAARTAFWWTGVGIFVLWNVFTVAGALLGDALGDPRRYGLDAAAAAAFLALLWPRLGARVARVVAALGMAVALVLTPLVPSGLPVLAAAVVAIAVGWLRGPDEPSAAAEPEVGS, encoded by the coding sequence ATGGTGACCGGAGTGGCGGCCTCAGACCGGCGCGCCGCGGTGCAGCAGTCGCTGTCCGTGGCCGCCGCGACGGGGCTGTACGCGGTCTCGTTCGGCGCCCTCGCCGTCAGCGCCGGGCTGGACCTGCCGCAGACGGCGGCCTTGAGCCTGCTGATGTTCTCGGGTGGGTCCCAGTTCGCGTTCATCGGCGTGCTCGGCGCGGGCGGCGCGGCGGCGTCGGCCGTGGCCACGGCGGGGCTGCTCGGCGCCCGCAACGGCCTGTACGGGCCGCTCGTCTCCCCGTTCCTGCGCGTCCGCGGGTGGCGGCGGGCGGCAGCCGCGCAGGTCACGATCGACGAGTCCACCGCCGTCTCGACGGCCCAGCCGACCCCGGAGGCGGCACGCACCGCCTTCTGGTGGACAGGCGTCGGCATCTTCGTGCTGTGGAACGTGTTCACCGTCGCCGGCGCCCTGCTCGGCGACGCCCTGGGCGATCCCCGCCGCTACGGTCTGGACGCGGCCGCCGCGGCGGCCTTCCTCGCGCTGCTGTGGCCGAGGCTGGGCGCCCGCGTCGCCCGGGTGGTCGCGGCGCTCGGGATGGCGGTCGCGCTCGTCCTGACGCCGCTCGTCCCCTCGGGGCTGCCTGTGCTCGCCGCGGCGGTGGTCGCGATCGCCGTGGGGTGGCTGCGCGGCCCTGACGAGCCCTCCGCGGCCGCGGAGCCGGAGGTGGGCTCATGA
- a CDS encoding GNAT family N-acetyltransferase has protein sequence MALFSEQADVSVRPAVPGDELAITDIQLAAWRSAHTPEVGQDVLAGLDGGAIAERWARAITAPPGPGYRVLVACEGADVVGFTAIAPLPAPEESPLAAPGGEILSLEVAPVAQRSGHGSRLLAAAVDLLREDGAAYARTWVLDGDAGRAQFLSSAGFGPEDAVRELATGLGPDGETRTVAEHLWGATI, from the coding sequence ATGGCCCTCTTCAGCGAGCAGGCCGACGTGTCGGTGCGCCCGGCCGTCCCCGGGGACGAGCTCGCGATCACCGACATCCAGCTCGCGGCATGGCGCTCGGCGCACACCCCCGAGGTGGGCCAGGACGTCCTCGCAGGGCTCGACGGAGGCGCGATCGCCGAACGGTGGGCCCGTGCCATCACCGCGCCCCCGGGACCGGGATACCGGGTCCTGGTCGCGTGCGAGGGCGCCGACGTCGTGGGCTTCACCGCGATCGCCCCACTCCCCGCCCCGGAGGAGTCGCCGCTGGCGGCGCCCGGCGGAGAGATCCTCTCGCTCGAGGTGGCGCCCGTCGCGCAGCGGTCGGGGCACGGCTCGCGGCTGCTCGCCGCGGCGGTCGACCTGCTCCGTGAGGACGGCGCGGCCTACGCACGCACGTGGGTGCTCGACGGCGACGCGGGCCGCGCGCAGTTCCTCTCGTCGGCTGGCTTCGGCCCCGAGGACGCGGTGCGCGAGCTCGCCACCGGCCTCGGCCCGGACGGCGAGACACGCACGGTCGCCGAGCACCTGTGGGGCGCGACCATCTGA
- a CDS encoding bifunctional riboflavin kinase/FAD synthetase gives MHRWTDLAEVPDGFGPSVVTIGNFDGVHRGHVGVLTRMVADARAAGAQAVAVTFSPHPQQVHRPDEAPPLLTGDTDRLELLAETGLDAVLMLEYTLDFARQTPEQFVERYLVRALGARTVVVGRDVRFGWGNEGDLSTMVALGERHGFTVEVIEDVAPEDGAGDGAGEESEQRRLEEPLRRRWSSTWVRELLEAGDVRQAARVLGRPHRIRGVVVHGDARGRELGFPTANLSPEATGMVPADGVYAGWLRRATLPAGAPDKVLPAAVSIGTNPTFEGLARRVEAYVLDRTDLDLYGEEVVLELVERLRPTLRFDGIEELVAHMHEDVARVREVLAGVADED, from the coding sequence GTGCACCGCTGGACCGACCTTGCCGAGGTCCCGGACGGCTTCGGGCCGTCGGTCGTGACGATCGGCAACTTCGACGGGGTGCATCGCGGCCACGTGGGCGTGCTGACCCGGATGGTGGCCGACGCCCGCGCGGCGGGCGCCCAGGCGGTCGCCGTGACGTTCTCCCCGCACCCGCAGCAGGTGCACCGTCCCGACGAGGCGCCCCCGCTCCTGACCGGCGACACCGACAGGCTCGAGCTGCTCGCCGAGACCGGGCTCGACGCCGTGCTCATGCTCGAGTACACCCTGGACTTCGCCCGCCAGACGCCCGAGCAGTTCGTCGAGCGCTACCTGGTCCGGGCCCTCGGCGCGCGCACCGTGGTGGTCGGGCGCGACGTGCGGTTCGGGTGGGGCAACGAGGGCGACCTGTCGACGATGGTGGCGCTCGGCGAGCGCCACGGGTTCACCGTCGAGGTGATCGAGGACGTCGCGCCGGAGGACGGCGCGGGCGACGGCGCGGGGGAGGAATCCGAGCAGCGGCGCCTCGAGGAGCCGCTGCGACGGCGCTGGTCGTCGACCTGGGTGCGCGAGCTCCTCGAGGCAGGAGACGTCCGGCAGGCGGCGCGGGTGCTGGGACGCCCGCACCGCATCCGCGGGGTCGTGGTGCACGGCGACGCCCGCGGCCGCGAGCTCGGGTTCCCCACGGCCAACCTCTCACCGGAGGCCACGGGCATGGTCCCCGCAGACGGCGTGTACGCGGGCTGGCTGCGCCGGGCGACCCTGCCCGCCGGCGCCCCCGACAAGGTGCTGCCCGCGGCGGTCTCGATCGGCACGAACCCGACCTTCGAGGGCCTGGCTCGCCGGGTGGAGGCCTACGTGCTCGACCGCACCGACCTCGACCTGTACGGCGAGGAGGTCGTGCTGGAGCTGGTCGAGCGGCTGCGCCCGACGCTGCGGTTCGACGGGATCGAGGAGCTGGTGGCGCACATGCACGAGGACGTCGCCCGCGTGCGGGAGGTCCTGGCCGGGGTCGCGGACGAGGACTGA
- the dapB gene encoding 4-hydroxy-tetrahydrodipicolinate reductase: MSERIRVAVLGAAGRMGSTVVRAVEDASDLELVAALEAGDDVAALRSSGAQVAVDFTVPSATEANVAALVDAGIHAVVGTTGWTDESLGRIRARLDERPGVGVLIAPNFALGAVLAMAFAARAARYFDSVEVIELHHPDKVDAPSGTARHTAAGIAVARAAAGVGPSPDATSSAMDGARGADVDGVRVHSVRLRGLVAHEEILLGNPGEMLTIRHDSFDRVSFMPGVLLAVREVGARPGLTVGLESFLDLG, translated from the coding sequence GTGAGCGAGCGCATCAGGGTGGCCGTCCTCGGAGCCGCCGGACGAATGGGATCCACCGTCGTGAGAGCCGTGGAGGACGCATCGGACCTCGAGCTCGTGGCCGCCCTCGAGGCGGGTGACGACGTGGCCGCGCTGCGCTCGAGCGGCGCCCAGGTGGCGGTCGACTTCACCGTCCCGTCCGCGACGGAGGCCAACGTCGCCGCCTTGGTCGACGCGGGCATCCACGCGGTGGTCGGCACGACGGGCTGGACCGACGAGTCCCTGGGCCGCATCCGGGCACGGTTGGACGAGCGGCCGGGCGTCGGCGTGCTCATCGCCCCCAACTTCGCGCTCGGCGCTGTGCTGGCGATGGCCTTCGCCGCCCGTGCCGCCCGCTACTTCGACTCGGTCGAGGTGATCGAGCTTCACCACCCCGACAAGGTGGACGCGCCGTCGGGCACCGCGCGGCACACCGCGGCGGGCATCGCCGTTGCCCGTGCGGCGGCGGGCGTTGGGCCCAGCCCGGACGCGACGTCGTCCGCGATGGACGGGGCGCGCGGCGCGGATGTGGACGGGGTCCGCGTGCACTCGGTGCGGCTGCGCGGACTGGTCGCGCACGAGGAGATCCTGCTGGGGAACCCGGGGGAGATGCTCACCATCCGGCACGACTCGTTCGACCGTGTGTCGTTCATGCCAGGGGTGCTCCTGGCCGTGCGCGAGGTCGGCGCCCGGCCGGGGTTGACGGTGGGCCTCGAGAGCTTCCTGGACCTCGGATGA
- a CDS encoding AzlD domain-containing protein, whose product MSEHALTWLAVLAAGAVCFAIKMIGHLVPEHWLAEPRIARTSSLVTVALLAALVGVQAFGSGPGLAIDARLPALAVAALALALRAPFIVVVVAAAAVAATLRALGMP is encoded by the coding sequence ATGAGCGAACACGCCCTGACGTGGCTCGCCGTGCTCGCCGCGGGGGCGGTGTGCTTCGCGATCAAGATGATCGGCCACCTGGTCCCCGAGCACTGGCTGGCGGAGCCGCGCATCGCGCGCACGTCGTCCCTGGTGACCGTCGCCCTCCTGGCGGCGCTCGTCGGGGTGCAGGCCTTCGGCTCGGGGCCAGGCCTCGCGATCGACGCCCGGCTGCCGGCGCTGGCGGTCGCGGCCCTCGCGCTCGCGCTTCGCGCGCCGTTCATCGTGGTCGTGGTCGCGGCCGCCGCCGTGGCCGCGACACTGCGCGCCCTCGGCATGCCCTAA
- a CDS encoding polyribonucleotide nucleotidyltransferase, giving the protein MEGPEIQFAEAVIDNGRFGTRTIRFETGRIARQAAGAAVAYLDGETTLLSATTAGKHPKEQFDFFPLTIDVEERQYAAGKIPGSFFRREGRPSTDAILACRLVDRPLRPLFVKGLRNEVQVVITVLSIHPDDAYDVLAINAASMSTQISGLPFSGPVGAVRIALVDGQWVAFPRYSERERATFDMVVAGRAVGDDVAIAMIEAEAPEASWNIIKNEGGVAPTEEVVAAGLEASKPFIKVLVEAQRALAAKAAKETQVFRVFPEYLPDAYDAVAAVAEAPIGEALTIADKQDRETRLDEVKADAIERLSGEFAGREKELSAAIRAITKKLIRQRILTDGFRIDGRGLRDIRTLSAEVEVLPRVHGSAIFERGETQIMGVTTLNMLRMEQQLDTLSPETRKRYMHNYNFPPYSTGETGRVGSPKRREIGHGALAERAIMPVLPSREEFPYAIRQVSEALGSNGSTSMGSVCASTLSLLNAGVPLRAHVAGIAMGLVSDTVDGQTRYAALTDILGAEDAFGDMDFKVAGTREFVTAIQLDTKLDGIPASVLSDALTQAKEARLAILDVLNEAIDVPDEMSPFAPRVISVQVPVDKIGEVIGPKGKMINQIQAETGADISIEDDGTVYIGATDGPSAEAARAAINAIANPHMPEIGERFVGTVVKTTTFGAFISLSPGKDGLLHISQIRKLVGGKRVENVEDVLGVGQKVQVEIGEIDPRGKLSLHAVIDEPAEGSEAAADASAADA; this is encoded by the coding sequence ATGGAGGGTCCCGAGATCCAGTTCGCCGAGGCAGTGATCGACAACGGTCGCTTCGGCACGCGCACCATCCGCTTCGAGACCGGCCGCATCGCGCGCCAGGCGGCCGGCGCGGCCGTCGCGTACCTCGACGGCGAGACCACGCTCCTGTCGGCCACGACGGCCGGCAAGCACCCCAAGGAGCAGTTCGACTTCTTCCCGCTGACGATCGACGTCGAGGAGCGGCAGTACGCCGCCGGCAAGATCCCCGGCTCGTTCTTCCGCCGCGAGGGCCGCCCCTCGACCGACGCGATCCTCGCGTGCCGGCTCGTCGACCGCCCGCTGCGCCCCCTGTTCGTCAAGGGCCTGCGCAACGAGGTCCAGGTCGTCATCACCGTGCTCTCGATCCACCCGGACGACGCGTACGACGTCCTCGCGATCAACGCCGCGTCGATGTCCACCCAGATCTCCGGCCTGCCGTTCTCCGGCCCGGTCGGCGCGGTCCGGATCGCGCTCGTCGACGGCCAGTGGGTCGCCTTCCCGCGCTACTCCGAGCGCGAGCGCGCCACGTTCGACATGGTCGTCGCCGGCCGTGCCGTCGGTGACGACGTCGCGATCGCGATGATCGAGGCTGAGGCGCCCGAGGCGTCCTGGAACATCATCAAGAACGAGGGCGGTGTCGCCCCGACCGAAGAGGTCGTGGCCGCTGGCCTCGAGGCCTCGAAGCCGTTCATCAAGGTCCTCGTCGAGGCGCAGCGCGCGCTCGCCGCGAAGGCCGCCAAGGAGACCCAGGTCTTCCGGGTGTTCCCCGAGTACCTGCCCGACGCGTACGACGCGGTCGCCGCGGTCGCCGAGGCCCCGATCGGCGAGGCGCTGACCATCGCTGACAAGCAGGACCGCGAGACGCGCCTCGACGAGGTCAAGGCCGACGCCATCGAGCGGCTGTCGGGCGAGTTCGCCGGCCGCGAGAAGGAGCTGTCCGCGGCGATCCGCGCGATCACCAAGAAGCTCATCCGCCAGCGCATCCTCACGGACGGCTTCCGCATCGACGGCCGTGGCCTGCGGGACATCCGCACGCTCTCGGCCGAGGTCGAGGTGCTGCCCCGCGTGCACGGCTCGGCGATCTTCGAGCGCGGCGAGACGCAGATCATGGGCGTCACGACCCTGAACATGCTGCGCATGGAGCAGCAGCTCGACACGCTCTCCCCGGAGACGCGCAAGCGCTACATGCACAACTACAACTTCCCGCCGTACTCGACCGGTGAGACGGGTCGCGTCGGCTCCCCGAAGCGCCGCGAGATCGGCCACGGCGCCCTCGCCGAGCGCGCGATCATGCCTGTCCTGCCGAGCCGCGAGGAGTTCCCTTACGCGATCCGCCAGGTCTCCGAGGCGCTGGGCTCGAACGGCTCGACGTCCATGGGCTCGGTCTGCGCCTCGACGCTGTCGCTGCTCAACGCGGGCGTGCCGCTGCGCGCCCACGTCGCCGGCATCGCCATGGGCCTGGTCTCCGACACGGTGGACGGCCAGACCCGCTACGCGGCGCTTACCGACATCCTCGGCGCCGAGGACGCGTTCGGCGACATGGACTTCAAGGTCGCCGGCACGCGCGAGTTCGTCACCGCGATCCAGCTCGACACGAAGCTCGACGGCATCCCCGCGTCGGTGCTCAGCGACGCGCTGACGCAGGCGAAGGAGGCTCGCCTGGCGATCCTCGACGTGCTCAACGAGGCGATCGACGTCCCGGACGAGATGTCGCCGTTCGCCCCGCGCGTGATCTCGGTGCAGGTCCCGGTCGACAAGATCGGCGAGGTCATCGGCCCGAAGGGCAAGATGATCAACCAGATCCAGGCGGAGACCGGCGCGGACATCTCGATCGAGGATGACGGCACGGTCTACATCGGCGCCACCGACGGCCCGTCGGCGGAGGCCGCGCGCGCGGCGATCAACGCGATCGCCAACCCGCACATGCCGGAGATCGGCGAGCGCTTCGTCGGCACCGTGGTCAAGACCACGACCTTCGGCGCGTTCATCTCGCTCTCGCCGGGCAAGGACGGGCTGCTGCACATCTCGCAGATCCGCAAGCTCGTCGGCGGCAAGCGCGTCGAGAACGTCGAGGACGTCCTCGGCGTGGGCCAGAAGGTCCAGGTCGAGATCGGCGAGATCGACCCGCGCGGCAAGCTGTCGCTGCACGCTGTCATCGACGAGCCCGCCGAGGGCTCCGAGGCAGCGGCCGACGCCAGCGCGGCCGACGCCTGA
- a CDS encoding DUF6597 domain-containing transcriptional factor, which translates to MSPVVLDYRRFPPPAAAAWFVEHLWVARTAEDAPPVHEVFLPNGRPTVLVRLGALGERIDPVTGTRTADDSGVVGVSVDPHVVRLGPGSWFVGAQLAPYGLAALSPSRLLVGESAPLTHVLAPVAAASLAERLRAAPDDARAATMLAVDLAASVRRRASADRLGLLRTSIEVIEDRRGLVRPIDLAQQGGVSLSALHQCFVEEVGLQPVTFLQATRFFMFVAELAGPPPWPAQTVLSSMRAYLATEPTPREVERFTGLSANELRRAVGGVEELLRGPAARRPPRAAW; encoded by the coding sequence ATGAGCCCGGTCGTGCTCGATTACCGCCGGTTCCCACCACCGGCGGCCGCCGCGTGGTTCGTCGAGCATCTGTGGGTGGCCCGCACCGCCGAGGACGCGCCCCCGGTGCACGAGGTCTTCCTGCCGAACGGCCGCCCCACGGTGCTGGTGAGGCTCGGCGCCCTCGGCGAGCGCATCGACCCGGTCACCGGGACGCGGACGGCCGATGACAGCGGGGTGGTCGGCGTGTCCGTGGATCCGCACGTCGTGCGGCTCGGGCCCGGCTCATGGTTCGTGGGCGCGCAGCTCGCCCCGTACGGGCTCGCGGCACTGAGCCCGAGCCGGCTGCTGGTGGGGGAGTCGGCGCCCTTGACCCACGTGCTCGCGCCCGTGGCGGCAGCGAGCCTCGCGGAGCGCCTGCGCGCGGCCCCCGACGACGCCCGCGCGGCGACGATGCTGGCCGTCGACCTCGCCGCGAGCGTGCGACGGCGCGCCTCCGCCGATCGGCTGGGCCTGCTGCGGACCTCGATCGAGGTCATCGAGGACCGGCGCGGCCTCGTCCGGCCCATCGACCTGGCGCAGCAGGGAGGCGTCAGCCTCTCGGCGCTGCATCAGTGCTTCGTCGAGGAGGTGGGCCTCCAACCGGTGACATTCCTGCAGGCCACGCGGTTCTTCATGTTCGTCGCGGAGCTGGCGGGGCCACCGCCGTGGCCAGCTCAGACCGTGCTGTCCTCGATGCGCGCCTACCTCGCGACGGAGCCGACGCCACGCGAGGTGGAGCGGTTCACCGGGCTCAGCGCCAACGAGCTGCGGCGGGCGGTCGGCGGCGTCGAGGAGCTGCTGCGCGGGCCGGCGGCGCGCCGTCCTCCCCGCGCCGCCTGGTGA
- a CDS encoding TIGR00645 family protein: MATRPQTSSIGYLIFMSRWLQVPLYLGLIVAQAVYVWQFMIELWHLFSDVVLHSGASVTEESIMLAVLGLVDVVMIANLLIMVIIGGYETFVSRIRLDDHPDQPEWLSHVNANVLKTKLAMSIIGISSIHLLRTFIEARTTLQQPNGSDVLLWQTLIHLAFIASAMALAWIDKISHAHPAAPKPAPAGLRDADRAPAPGGRDVASAVDDTVGDLAAVTR; encoded by the coding sequence TTGGCCACGCGCCCCCAGACGTCCTCGATCGGCTACCTGATCTTCATGTCCCGCTGGCTGCAGGTCCCGCTGTACCTCGGGCTGATCGTGGCGCAGGCGGTGTACGTGTGGCAGTTCATGATCGAGCTCTGGCACCTGTTCTCCGACGTGGTGCTGCACAGCGGCGCCAGCGTCACCGAGGAGTCGATCATGCTGGCCGTGCTCGGCCTCGTCGACGTGGTGATGATCGCGAACCTGCTGATCATGGTGATCATCGGCGGCTACGAGACGTTCGTGTCCCGCATCCGCCTCGACGACCACCCCGACCAGCCCGAATGGCTGTCCCACGTCAACGCGAACGTGCTCAAGACGAAGCTCGCGATGTCGATCATCGGCATCTCCTCGATCCACCTGCTGCGGACGTTCATCGAGGCCAGGACCACGCTCCAGCAGCCCAACGGGTCCGACGTGCTGCTCTGGCAGACGCTGATCCACCTCGCGTTCATCGCCTCGGCGATGGCCCTGGCGTGGATCGACAAGATCTCCCACGCCCACCCGGCGGCTCCCAAGCCCGCCCCGGCAGGCCTGCGCGACGCCGACCGCGCCCCCGCCCCAGGTGGCCGCGACGTCGCGAGCGCCGTGGACGACACGGTCGGCGACCTGGCCGCGGTGACCCGCTGA